One window from the genome of Oscillospiraceae bacterium encodes:
- a CDS encoding UDP-N-acetylmuramoyl-L-alanyl-D-glutamate--2,6-diaminopimelate ligase — translation MRNTMKLQELLQNADMAYKNLINEDALNTEITDISFDTRTVGKGSVFVCIKGIRSDRHEYIEDAVAKGASVIVSEYPADTKNAVNIVVENTNAALSCLAAAFYQNPQKKLRMIGVTGTNGKTTVTNLVKNMLEVCGYKVGLIGTNEIVIDKTSYPANATTPEAPELFSHLKKMADENCDFAVMEVSSHSVSLGRVAAIHFEIGVFTNLTQDHLDYHITMENYADAKAAFFRQCDIAVINQDSPYSETMKAQATGKVVTYGLDDGCDFCAKDIEYRADGVTYTVIHEKDPYTVKLPIPGGFSVYNSLAVCAMSGALSVPDGFVRMAMKKSKTVKGRCELVEIDKPYQVMIDFAHTPDGMENILTSVNEFKPARVITVFGCGGDRDKGKRPQMGAIAKKYSDVVVVTSDNPRSEDMQAIIDDIMAGIPDQTNVYSHTDRKEAIRLAMELAQKDDIVLLLGKGHEMVQKFKDYEIEFDEREVVKSLCN, via the coding sequence ATGAGAAATACTATGAAATTACAAGAATTGCTTCAAAACGCCGATATGGCATATAAAAACCTAATCAATGAAGATGCATTGAACACCGAAATCACCGATATTTCCTTTGATACCAGAACCGTAGGCAAAGGAAGCGTTTTCGTGTGTATCAAAGGCATTCGTTCCGACCGGCATGAATACATCGAAGATGCTGTAGCAAAAGGAGCGTCAGTCATTGTATCCGAATATCCCGCAGATACTAAAAATGCGGTAAATATCGTGGTAGAAAATACTAACGCTGCCCTTTCCTGCCTTGCCGCAGCCTTTTACCAAAATCCGCAAAAGAAACTGCGTATGATCGGGGTAACCGGAACCAACGGAAAAACCACTGTAACCAATCTTGTAAAGAATATGCTGGAAGTTTGCGGCTACAAAGTGGGATTAATCGGTACCAATGAAATTGTGATTGACAAAACCTCTTACCCTGCCAATGCAACCACCCCCGAAGCACCCGAACTGTTTTCTCATTTGAAAAAAATGGCAGATGAAAATTGTGATTTTGCGGTAATGGAAGTTTCCTCCCATTCGGTTAGTCTGGGCAGAGTTGCAGCAATCCACTTTGAAATCGGTGTATTCACCAATTTAACACAAGACCACTTAGATTATCACATCACCATGGAAAACTATGCAGACGCAAAAGCTGCATTCTTCCGCCAGTGTGATATCGCTGTCATCAATCAGGATAGTCCTTATTCCGAAACCATGAAAGCACAGGCAACCGGCAAAGTAGTTACCTATGGCTTAGACGACGGATGTGATTTTTGTGCAAAAGATATTGAATACCGTGCCGACGGTGTTACTTATACCGTAATTCACGAAAAAGATCCCTACACTGTGAAGCTCCCCATTCCAGGTGGATTCTCCGTGTATAATTCCCTAGCTGTTTGCGCAATGTCGGGCGCACTTTCCGTTCCCGACGGTTTTGTGCGAATGGCAATGAAAAAATCCAAAACCGTAAAAGGCAGATGCGAACTGGTAGAAATCGATAAGCCCTATCAGGTGATGATTGATTTCGCTCACACCCCCGACGGTATGGAAAATATTTTAACATCTGTGAATGAATTCAAGCCTGCAAGGGTAATTACCGTGTTCGGATGCGGTGGCGACCGTGATAAAGGGAAACGTCCCCAGATGGGCGCAATCGCCAAGAAATATTCCGATGTGGTAGTCGTAACCAGCGATAATCCCCGCAGCGAAGATATGCAAGCCATTATTGATGACATTATGGCAGGAATTCCTGACCAAACCAATGTTTATTCTCACACAGACCGAAAAGAAGCCATTCGTCTTGCAATGGAATTAGCCCAAAAAGACGATATTGTGTTATTGCTCGGAAAAGGTCATGAAATGGTGCAGAAATTCAAAGATTACGAAATCGAATTTGATGAAAGAGAAGTTGTGAAATCATTATGCAATTAA